AGCTGCTGCGGAGTTGCACTCCAGAAAAGGTTTCCATCAGGCCCTgcaaattgcaggtgggccctaccgaTTGCAAATGGGCTGCCCTATGTTGGGCCTACGCAAAACGCAGGTAGGCCTCAACCAGCGTCGGTGGGTACTCACCCTGAGGCATGCGCTTCACTCCAGCCGTCCATTGTTTAGACGGTGGGCCAGCGTGCCACCGAGATGGCGACAGATGCTGCATCTACTCTATGGGTCCCACACGTGACATGTGTTCATCTACGCCGTCCAAGGAGGCGGGCCCCACCAGTTGGAATTGACTGGAGCATCCTCCATTGCACGGCatgccatgtggaccccacatttacgTGAGACTCAGCTACTGCGAAACCTACCTAATACAagtgtggaatccaaaccgtccagggTCTGATTGTGGAGCACCTAGCCGCACATCCACTTCACCCACCAGATCCTCATGTTATATATATAGCATATGTAATATGTACCTATATATCTCGTGAAACATAGATAATGCATGTGATGTACACCTTTAGACCATGTGATGCAACACAATGTGTAAAATGTAAACATATATCTCAGGTGATACATATACAATATGTATATAATGTGCGCATATATATGTTATGTGACGAGCCGTCTATAAGTCGACAAGCCACATGCATGGACCCCACCAGGAAAAGTATTTTGTCCGTGGGGTCTGTACAGTAGATCCCACCCTGATTTGAGCATTTTCTTGCACTGTAGTCCCGACTTGGTGTAAATGTTTTATTTACACCTTGGCCCGATTTTTTGGATGCTTGAATGTAGCAAAAGTGGGTGCTGATCGGGCCAGTTTACACTGAATAGGTGGCACGTGTTTGGTGGGCTGGACCGCCTCTAATTATAGACCAAGACAACCTTGGTTTAAGGCTTCCTAGCCCTCCACCTATCCTCATCAATTGAACTTGGTGACTCACTGTTTAATATACAATTATACAGGAAGTTACGTGAGTGATAGTTCGCTACCTTCTCAAGGAAACTTACTCCTAAGAGCACTCTACGTTTGGCCTGGTGATGACTttctccccttaagctttccatccctaactagacTAGAAATAGTAGTTTTAGTAGTGTAAATGGCTAACTAGACTAATGATGAATTGTGTAGGGAAATAAACtgtattcacttgatttatctgtttaacaTGATAATCCTCATGCTTActattatttagaatatttatttGAACTGCCTAAGTGAATAATCCAGTTATTTATGCGATGTATCTTATGCGATTTCAATTGTTGTTCCTTATTTCCCTTCAAAATTGTGATACatgttgctatgacacacatattgctaaaatctctccatgggaattCCTATCAAAGGAGAGTCcatgcttggggtgtaactagactaGTTGTGACCTAAGTAGGCCCTAGACATGGAGGTTTGGGTTGTGGTGTTGACCATGGGGTTTACCATCTATGTGGGGTTTCACATATTTGACTTGGGATGACTTTACAACTTTTCTAAATACCATTGTTTACCCTTCTTTGCACCATTCATGCCGTTATGTTTAGTCGCCACCTTTGAAAATTTCAACGTTTCACTCCCAGTCGGCATTGGTGGTagcccctttatgttgaattgattggccacatgttagtgggtcctacacacaccctaagacggtagtctcatgggtcagggatggtggtaatgggacactatgcccgagccgtcggcctacgctgggccttgcgctccccgtagtgaccgggaGCTTACTCAAAaatggctgattgcaattggactaataatgggctgacaaatcatgcatgcatagcatactacgacggcttggattattatgcccatacgattacgccgcgtgttgcgctaatgaccagccgatcgactTATGGTGATGACTTGAATcctcatgcccatgcgattatgcCAAGTGTTGCGCTGACGACCAGTCACATCCATGGGTGACGACCTCAATGTTCGTCCGAATGTTTTCCCCAGGACATAGGCCGTCTGGATGTTTTCCCTGGGCCGACGTTGCATTCATGCgttcatgcatttaataagactacatatactgtgttttggattacTTGCGTGcttttatgttattccttgtttaggacggcggtatgtaatcttgaggggagatcacactgagctgaccactcattcatcaatgatCAACCGTACAGAAGACATAGGAACGAGAGATGTTGAGGTCGCAGCAGGTCTGAAGGCGGTGGCGGCCGAGGAGGAGCCATATGATGAGTTGCAGCAGGAGGCGGCAGCCTACTATAGGCTAAATCAGTAGTTTAGTCATTTATTCTATTTCAGTACATTTGGGTTTTAAAGAAACTTAAGGTTTTGTAAGTGGCCCCCAGCTGGGTGGACCCGAATATTGTTCCTATTTGGAGGCCATATCTATGACATGATTTTCATTTCTGCTATATCGCACTTTGATTTATTGGTTGATCATCGTTATCAATAGCTAACTCCTGGGTTCTTGGAATCGaagtcgtgtactcgggttctgaaaaccggggcgttacaagttggtatcagagcggagtaTGAGACAGCCTGGCTGTGGGAACAACGTATGAACCTTAAGAGATTAACATAGGTCTTAGAAACTCTCCCCTTAGGAGAATAGCTAGGATGAATGAACCTAGAAACAAGAACACTTAGGTCTATTAGCATTAGTaatgatgaatatttgagatcctGACTAGTTAGGAAAAACTTAGCATATGAATTACCTAGGATCCCCTGGGAAATAACAAAATCTAGAAACAAAAACCTTAGCTCCCTTGGAAAATCTAAGCCAAAGGTGCTAACTGAAGGATGAACTCTCCCGCCATGCAACTGCAAAAATTCTTCCCTTGTAATGCCTCATATTAGCTAGGAACCGTTCTTTTCACTTCTATTCCTGAACCACGAAAATCTAATTTCGTAAGAAGCCATGCCACATGTGACACGGTCACGTCAGAGCCACACGGTCGACGTTCACCCTATGCCATCGACAGAACGCCAGAGAGAACGTAGCCCTGTCTACACGCCAGGTCTTCCCCCTGGGGTGGCAAACAATGATACAGGGTCAGAAGCAGTGGGGGATTCTCCTTCCCCTCAATTCATCCCATCAGGACTGCCCTCACAATACTTTGAGCGGCAGACGCCTTCGGTAGATGCACAAGCGGAGACAGCGACAGAGGCAGCAGCTTTCGCAGCCTTTGTACAAATGGCGGCCACCTTGCAACAGTAACATGACACATTTGTCAGGCAGCAGCAGGATACGCACGCACTGGTGATGGAGGCCATTTGGGCGACATCCAGGGATAGGGATACCAGGAGTTCTGATGTGTTTGAACGATTCATGCAACTCCGTCTGCCGACTTTTGGGGGAGCACCCGACCCGGTCCAAGCCGAACACTTGCTGGCAAAAATCGCCAAGATGATGGGGCCTTTAGAGTGTACTGACTCTCAGAGGGTCACCTTAGCCGTATACCTACTCGAGGGAGAGGCCGAGAACTGGTGGAGCAGCATACAGAGAGGGGTGCCAGTTGGTTATGCATGGACTTGGGCAGGCTTCAGGACAAAGTTCCTGGAGAAGTATTTTCCACGTTCATGCTGGAGCGCGAAGATCGCACAGTTCTTGAAGTTGGAACAGGGAAATACGACGGTCGCCCAGTACGAGGCGAAGTTTGATAAACTATCACGATACATACCAAAGGCCCTAGAGGATGAGGAGTATAAACTGGAGAAGTTTAAGGAAGGACTAAAGCCAGGGATACAATCCCGCCTATGCACCTGGGATTTCGGGGACTTCCCGGAATTGGTAGATAAAGCAATGAGGGTGGAAAAAGACTTTGAACGCACCGTCCGCTCCCGCTCACCTACTCGGGATGCCCCGTTCCGACTGAGACAGCCCCCTCCTGCCCCGCCTCTCCCTATAGGGAGACCCAGGCCACTGTCCACACGAGCATTGCCTTTGCCCCCTGGTGGAGGCTGCAGTTACTGTAAAAAGAACAACCACAGCACCCCGAATTGTTTTCGGAGGATGAGGGATTAGGGCATTCCGCCTCGGGGGAACCAATCACCATAGAACCAGGGAGCAGCAAGGGCAGCACCAAGGCCTTAGCAGCCTAGGCAGGGGCCCCGGTTCAGCAGAGGGCTCCCCCAGCACCAGTATACGCTGTTGCTGCCACCGAGGCCGACCAGGACCCTCTTCAGACTATCCATGGCACAACACACATTAACGGTACCCCTGTACTTACTCTTTTCGATTTTGGTGTAACTCTATCCTTTATTAATTCTACTATTACATCTAGACTAGCACTGAACACTACTAGGATGCATGTTCCCTTAGTTGTAGCATCCCCTATGGGCAAGTTTGTGGAAACTGATAAAGTATGTAGAGCATGTCCCATCACGCTCGCAAATCGCGAGGTCGTTGTAGACCTAATTGTCATGTCTGTCAGACATTTCGATGTTATCCTTGGAATGGACTGGCTTACGTTAGTGCACGCGGTCATGAATTGTCGTGACAAATCAGTGACTATATCCATCGTTCACCCTGAAAGGTAGAGGTAGATGCCGAGAATTCGAGAGCCTGCAAGCTTTAGAGGAAGCTGAGTCAGTGAAAGATACCATCAGGCGAATACCGGTAATCCGAGACTTCCCCGAAGTATTTCAAGAAATACCAGGGCTACCCCCTAGAAGGGCGATAAATTTCTGCATTGACCTCAAGCTAGGGACTGCTCCTATATCACTCCCTCCGTTTCACATGCCTCCTTGcgagatggaggagttgaggagtcAAATCGATGAGCTGCTAGCTCAGGGCTTTATCTGTCCCAATgtttctccttggggagcaccggtcctctttgttaagaagaaggatgggtcgatGCGTCTCTATATAGACTACAGAAGACTGAACGATGTAACGATCAAGAACAGATATCCCCTACCCCGTATCGACGAtctatttgatcaattgaaggacgCCAAgtacttttccaagatagacctGCGTTTGGGATATCACCGGTTGAGGATTAGAgatgaggacatcccgaagacggccttcaggacttGTTATGG
This DNA window, taken from Magnolia sinica isolate HGM2019 chromosome 14, MsV1, whole genome shotgun sequence, encodes the following:
- the LOC131226035 gene encoding uncharacterized protein LOC131226035 — translated: MEAIWATSRDRDTRSSDVFERFMQLRLPTFGGAPDPVQAEHLLAKIAKMMGPLECTDSQRVTLAVYLLEGEAENWWSSIQRGVPVGYAWTWAGFRTKFLEKYFPRSCWSAKIAQFLKLEQGNTTVAQYEAKFDKLSRYIPKALEDEEYKLEKFKEGLKPGIQSRLCTWDFGDFPELVDKAMRVEKDFERTVRSRSPTRDAPFRLRQPPPAPPLPIGRPRPLSTRALPLPPGGGCSYCKKNNHSTPNCFRRMRD